Part of the Portunus trituberculatus isolate SZX2019 chromosome 46, ASM1759143v1, whole genome shotgun sequence genome, taagttcataaccacgagagaatgcagggaaaaataaggggtgaggtggtggcatgggagaaatcttaagttactcctgaaaacgttttttatgaaagtactcgcttctaacagatgacagcaccgtcgctgtcctccaaactttgaCCAACACCACAATTTCCTCTCTATATTCCTTAGTCTGCATCTTGCCGACAGCCAACAGCCCCACACTGTCAGTGGTGCCTATTAGAGCTGGGCAGTATCCGACTTTTTATGTACTCACGAATCCGATTACTTGGTCTGGCGGATCCGTGGAATCCGGATCCGAGTACTTGAGCACGGGGTGGCGTGGCACTGGATTTGCCTGAGAGCGGGATCCGACTGGCTGCCCTCTGACGAATCCAAGCAGTGTGGTACTCGTCTcgctgcttggattcgtctTCCCGCGCGGTACTCGTCTCGCTGCTTGGATTACAACACCCACTGTACCTTCGACCACTCACCTTCAGGCAGGACAGCAGgttccaccacaacaccaccagtcaGCAAGTAAAGGTTCCACGACAGCCCAGCCAGACAAGACAGGCTCACACAGGCAGGGGCAACACAAAGCGTTAGGTCCTTTTAACTCCTTTAATGCAAAGTTCTCAGGCACTTACAGGGCACCAGGACACTCCAGGGCAAACAGGACACACTCAGGCACGCCGACAGGCAGGCACAGGCACTCAAACACTTGCAAAACCCCCCGAGAATCACACAGGCGCCAAGGCAGGTCTCagtcacaacaaccaccaccctcGCTGCTCACTCTACTCCCGACAACACAATTCCCGCCAGCTCCTCCCCGCCCGCgccacattcaaacacacaaacccatacacacacacactcgtaacaCTATCCCCCCCTTACAAAGCAGTCGACCCGGCTGCTACACATTCACGCACATTCATCCTCTGAGACATAGTAATCTAGCAAATATGCAGGACGTCGCCGCTCGTCGCGGACGCTGTAGCGGCGAAGTAGCGGCGGCTGGCGAGCTCGCAGCTGCACCCAACGAGCCATCTTCATCCTCAGCAGGTCCCGGCTCATGGTCCACAGCCTCGCCCACATCACCATCAGGTTCCTCTCCGTCCTCGTCCACTTCGTCAACGTCCTCGTCGCTACTGTTGGGGCCCACGCCCTCACCTTCGCCGTCGCCCCAGGAGTAGCGCCCCGGACCATGGTAACGCCACAGACGATCAACATGGACCACGCACGGACGCTTCCTTCCCCACTGTATCTGGTAGGTGACGTCCGACAGGGCTGCCAACACAGTGTACGGCCCCTGCCAAGGGCTCTGTAGTTTCGGCGAAAGCCCTCGCTTCCGGCAGGGATTGTGCAGCCACACTCGGTCACCAACGGCGTACTTTGCGTCCCTCATGCGCCGGTCGTACGTCTCCTTCATGGCCTGGCCCGCTATCCTGAGCTTCTCACGTGCATGACGGTGCACCTCCGCCAGGCTCTCCTGCAGAGCCGCTGCGAAGCCAGAGGTGACGGTGGGCAAGCTCACGTCTGGAGGCCGCCCAGTGGCCAAGTCCACCGGCAGCCTTAGCTCCCGGCCAAACATGAGACGGGCTGGTGTAAAGTCCGTCGCCTCGTGCACGGCAGACCTGTAAGCCATCAGCATGGCCGGCAGCTTGACGTCCCAGTCCTCCTGGGACTCGTCACAATACTTGGCAAGCTGCTGTGCGAGGGTGCGATTAAAACGCTCCACCATCCCGTCTGACTGCGGGTGGAGGGGCGTCGTCCTTGTCTTTCGCACCCCCAATAGTTCACAACACTCGCGGAACACTCGAGACTCAAACTCGCGGCCCTGGTCGGAATGCAACTCGGTCGGCACACCGAACCGGGTAAAGAACTCGTTCACCAGCACGCTCGCGACGGTCTCGGCTTCGTGGTTAGGAGTGCATATGCCTCAGGCCACTTCGTGAAATAATCCATCACCACACATATGTACCGGTTGCCCCGAGGCGTGAGGGGCAGCGGGCCAGCAATGTCAACAGCCACCCGCTCCATCGGAGCCCCCACACTGTACACCTGCAAGGAGCCCGGTTCTTTCTACCTGGCCCCTTCTTCGCACTGCACACGTCACACGCTCTACACCACTCTAACACGTCACTACGCATGCCTACCCAGTAGAAGCGCTGACGCAACCGGCACAGGGTCCTTTTCTCGCCCGAGTGGCCACTAGTAACGCCGGCATGCAACTCCCTCAACACTTCCGCTCGCCACACTCGGGGAACGACCACTACCCACGAGTCACGGCCTACACCACCCAACACGAGCCACCGTTTAACTAGCACCCCACGATCGTCCAATCGCAACGTCTCCCACTGGTCAACTAAGCACTTGGTGGCGGTACTTTCCATCGCCACAGTTTCCCAGCTGGGGCGTTCTCCGCCAGCCTCCAGCCACCGGATGACAGGAGCAAGGTCCGTGTCCTCGCGCTGCGCCTTGCGCCACCTGTCATCCGCCTCAGGAACACTATCACGCACCTGGAGACGAAGGCACACAGGGTCGGGGTCCTCCCGGGCACAGTGTGAGCAGCCTGCCTCACACGGGCGTCGGCTCAGACTGTCAGCGTTGCAGTGGACCCGCCCCGGGCGGTGGACGATGCGGTAGTTGTACTGCTCGAGCCGCCCCAACCACCGCGCCAACTGGCCCTCCGGCACCTTCAGCGTCTTCAACCACTGCAAGGCAGCGTGGTCGGTCCGGACGGTGAACTCAGCGCCGTAGAGGTACGGGTGGAAGTGCTCGAGACTCTTCACCACCGCCAGCAGCTCCTTCCTCGTCACGCAGTAGTTCCTCTCGGACTTCCTGACAACCCCTGCCCGAAGGAAAAGGCAGTTTTCGCCTTGTCTTCCTCCGTCATCTCCACCTGGTGGTAGCCTGACTTCAGATCGAGCGTGGAGAACCACCTGGCCCCCACCAGCGCGTCCAGCGTGTCGTCGATCCTCGGCAGGGGGTAAGAGTCCTTAACAGTCACGTCATTCAGTGCCCGGTAGTCCACACAGAAGCGCTGCGTGCCGTCCTTCTTCTTAACCAGGACTACCGCTGAAGACCACGGACTATCCGACCGCTCAATCACCCCCTGCGCCGCCAGCTCGCCGACTGTCCGCtgcatctcctctctcctggcTGGTGCGATCCGCCGAGGCGGGCACTTGATGGGCGCACTACTTCCCGTGTTAACGCGGTGCTTCACCAACCCCGTGCGACCCAAGTCCAAGTCACCCTTGCTGAAGACGTCCCCGTACTTAGCCAGGGTGTGGCGCAACTTCACCGTCTGCGCCTCGTCCAGGTTCCCGGCGCTCCGGTGCGCCAAGTCCTCCAGGAAGTCGGGCAGTGACTTCTCCGCCGCGGACTCTGCATTCTCTGCCGTCTCCTCTGGACGATCCACCTCCTCACAGGTACCAAGCTTGGCACCAGCGGGAATCTTCCGGGTCTCGTCGGAGAAATTAGCCACGAGGACAGTGACTAACTTTTCCCCCGCCCCCACGACACACCGCCAGCCAGTTGCAGGTTCTCGCCAGGCTCCACCATGCCGTCCGCTCCCACCATCGCTCGTGAGAGTCGACACCGGACCCTGACCTCCGTCCTTGGGGCAAGGTGCACTCGCTCAGCCACTACTACCTCAGCGCAGCCGACCTCCGGAAGCAAGGGCACTTCTTGACCGCGCACCCTTACCAGCCTCCGTCCAAGGTCGACACAAGCCTTGCTCTGCAGTAAGTAGTCAAGGCCCAGCAGACACGGTTCCTCCAGGTCGGCGACGAACACAGGCAGACGCTCCACCACGCCGCCCACGCCAACCAAAACCTCCACTGGGCCCTTCAGCTCCACGCAGTGCCCCGTGACGCCACACAGCCGCTGTGGCGCATCCGGAAGTCGATCAACGGCCAGCATGTCTGGCCGCACTAAGGTCCATTCCGCTCCCGTGTCGACAGTCAGGCGGCACGATCTACCATCCACCGAGCCTTCCACCTGCACCGCACTGGACGTTCGGCGGCAGCTTACACAGCACGGGGCCCGGGGACCGACGGCTGGGTGTTGGCCCCCTTCTCCAGCCTGTCGGAGTTTCCCGCCTGCGCCACTTCCTTCGGCTTGGGGCAGGCGCTTCCACGGTGGCCTGACTTGCCACACTCCTTGCAGCAGGGCTGAAAGGCATCGGAGCTCAGCCGGTCGAGGGAACGCGTCCTTCGCCCCCTCGAACACTGACTGCGCTTGTGCCCCCTCTCGCCACAACTCCAGCAGGAGCCACGGAACCCATCCGGGCTCGCCTCCTCGACGCCGCCTTCTTCTCCACCGTCGCCTTCCGGCCCTGGAGGTCCCGTCGGGGCTGGGCGGCCGCTGCAGAGCTGCCCGATGTCTTCATGAAGGCCTCGAACTCCAAGGCCCTCGCCAACGCCACCTGCAGGTCCCCAGGGTGCGCCTGCTTGACGTAGATCTGCAACTGCTGGTCATTCAGGGCGTCTACGAACGAGTCGCGAGCCAGCACCACAATCATTTCTTCCGGGGCCGCTGGGTACGCCCTCCTTACCAGCTCCTGCGCCAGCTGCGACAGCGTCTCGTCCCGCCCACGCGTCCTCCTCTTCAGGCGAGCACTGTACACCTCAGCCTGAAGGTGGTGTCCAAAGCGCCGCTTCAACGCCTCAGCCACACCCTGATACGAGGCACGCTGAGCTGGCGACAAGTGGCCAAGCACTTCCACAGCTTGGCCACGCAGCGCCGTCGCCAGCTGCAGGGCCTTCTCTGCGTCGTTCCAGCCCTGCGCAGTCGCCAGCATCTCGAACTGAGCGACATAAGCCTCCCAAGCCACCTTTCCGTCATACTCGGCTGGCTTCCTTCTGACGGAGCGCCTGGGGGACTGCGGGCTCTGCTGTGGGGTGCACCGCTCAAAAGCCAGCTGaccgggaggggaggaaggaggggaggggggcagAGAGACGGGGGGCAGAGAGACAGGGTGACTGGGTCCAGGACCGGCACTACCTGGCCTCACAACGGGCTCCCTGAAGACGTCCCAGCCTCCTACAGCACCCACTGGCTCGGATGCTACACTCATGGGTCCCTGCACTCCACCCCACAGGTCAAGGGGGTCAGACACGCGTGAAGTGTCCGCCGCCGCGCCGCCATTCTGTGCCACCCGCCCCCCTGACTGCCTGGACGTCTcagccacctcctcactcaaaccctcTACCCTACCTTCAAGAGCCAGCACCCTCTGCAACAGCTCGCTCTTCACACTGTCGCAGGCCTGGTCGGTGTACTGCCGCGACTCCTCTCTCAGAGACGAAAGGCTGCTCCGCATACTTTCCATGAGGCGGGCCTGCTGCCTCGTGTGCTCCACAATTTCCTCCTACTTATGTGCCTGCTCGCTGGCCCTTTCAGCCTGTTCCTGTCTCATCCCGGCCTGTTCCTGTCTCATCGCGGCCAACATTTCAGTAAGTAAGTCCAGCTGATTGGGCTTAACGTCTCTGCCCTCATCACTACCTGGCTCGCCACCGCCGGCCGCCATTCCGCCTGCCTCGTCTTTTCCAGTGCCACTGGCTGCCATTTTCTCCTCACTCACTTGTCCACTGGTCGACCCCACACCTGACACCAATGTTACAACACCCACTGTACCTTCGACCACTCACCTTCAGGCAGGACAGCAGgttccaccacaacaccaccagtcaGCAAGTAAAGGTTCCACGACAGCCCAGCCATACAAAACAGGCTCACACAGGCAGGGGCAACACAAAGCGTTAGGTCCTTTAACTCCTTTAATGCAAAGTTCTCAGGCACTTACAGGGCACCAGGACACTCCAGGGCAAACAGGACACACTCAGGCACGCCGACAGGCAGGCACAGGCACTCAAACACTTGCAAAACCCCGAGAATCACACAGGCGCCAAGGCAGGTCTCagtcacaacaaccaccaccctcG contains:
- the LOC123519805 gene encoding LOW QUALITY PROTEIN: uncharacterized protein LOC123519805 (The sequence of the model RefSeq protein was modified relative to this genomic sequence to represent the inferred CDS: inserted 1 base in 1 codon), which translates into the protein MLATAQGWNDAEKALQLATALRGQAVEVLGHLSPAQRASYQGVAEALKRRFGHHLQAEVYSARLKRRTRGRDETLSQLAQELVRRAYPAAPEEMIVVLARDSFVDALNDQQLQIYVKQAHPGDLQVALARALEFEAFMKTSGSSAAAAQPRRDLQGRKATVEKKAASRRXSPDGFRGSCWSCGERGHKRSQCSRGRRTRSLDRLSSDAFQPCCKECGKSGHRGSACPKPKEVAQAGNSDRLEKGANTQPSVPGPRAV